Genomic segment of Wolbachia endosymbiont (group A) of Longitarsus flavicornis:
GTAGTAATGATTCTCACTTTAACTTCTGCTTTTGTGTTTACTATTGTCTATATAAACAAAGGTAAACCGGAAAAAAAGGACAAGCTTTATGAGATAAATGCCACGCATGGTGGTTTGATACAGACGATAGCACATTACCTAGTGAAGCCAATACTTGAATCAGCACTTGACCGCTATATTGAAAAGCATGGGCTGACAGAATATTTAGAAGAAATAACGCAGCAAAAGGAAGAAGATTCAATAAATTTTTATGAAATTACTGAAGGCAGTGGCAGCAAGGCTTTTTGTGGCCTGGAAGTCCTATTGCAAATATATAAAATTTCTAATAATAACTCAGCAACACTCCCTAGCAAAGTTTCTGATGTTACTTTGAAAATAGGTCAAGATGACCTAAAAGAAGTGAGTTTAGGGGTAATAGGTATGAAAGAAGGCGGAGAGCGTGTAGTTACTATTGCCAATGAGAACAAAATGAATTTTAATTCTTATTACGTCAAACTGATCGAAGTAAAGGATAAATATCCCGACTCAGTAAATAATCTGATGGTTTTTAATGACTTAATTAACAAGACTGGAAAACAAGTAAGGTGCGGTGATGAGATATCGGTTAAATATAGCGTAAAGGAGCATAATGGGGAATATATAGTCAAAGATCAAACAGTGCAATTTAGGGTTGGCGATAAAAAAATACCACTTGCTATAGAGCTTGGAGTTGTGGGAATGAGAGCTGGTAATAAAAGAACTATTCTTTCTCCGCCTGACCTTTTGACTATTACTGACGATATGTTAATAAAAGATATAGATTATGATGAAGAAAATATCTCAATAATTGACTTAAGCTTAGATGTTAAGCAAGAGGTCGCAGCACACCATTCTACTGTTGAAAAACAGCCCAAGGAATATAGCTGAAATTTTAGGTCTACTGGCTGATCTTCTGAACACTCTCTATACTACTTAAAGTAGGCTTCTTGTTTGTAACAGTTCACACTTAATTAAACAGACTAAATTCTGTAATTTTAGGATATTGAAAAATTTACCTTACGTTGTCATTCCAGTGTGTGACGCTAGACCATAAAAATTCCTTGACAAACTCCGCCAGCCCTCTTATCATGGAAGTGAAGCTATTTTATTTAACTTCGCAATCTCTGCAGCAGATTAAAATGACAAGAAAACTTGTATTTGGCGTACTATTGTTTAATTTTTTGCACTATGTGCACCTTATGTCTTTATCAAATTTCTAGGTTTTTACCTACATAAGCTGAAACGCGCTTATAAAGCGTTCAAGACATCACCCAACGTCAAATTTTAAAATAGAGAGTGTAATAACTAGCTACCACGGGTTTTCTTTGCCTTTTTTTTCTGCCTAGTAAATTCCTTAAACATTTAAACTAAGGTTAGTTGCTTTTAAAAGCAGCTAAATTGCAGTGTTTAAGACTTAAAAAACGCCAATACTGAAAATAGACAATGACTAGGGCTTCTTTTGCCTTTTTTTTTATTTGGTAAATTTCTTAAACATTTATGGCTAAACGACAACCGTCATCCCGCTACTTGTTAGCGGCTAAGGGATACCGCGAATGAATCGGGGTATGACGTAGGACTGCTGTCATTCCAGCGCGTGACGCTGGAATCCAGTTCTTATTACCTGGTGTAAAGTTAAGTTTCCTGGATCCCAGTGTCTGGGCACTGGGATGACACCTCCGGGCACTGCCGTCATAAAGGAACCAGTGTCAGCTACTTTCATGACACCCTGACAACCGTCACCCCGCTACCTGTTAGCGGGATCTATCCGCGGCGGTATGACGTAGAAGCTATACTTTTATACTCACCAACCCAGTATTCCAATCTGGATTGTATCTTGTCGGTAAAAAAGAAGGGCTATTTGAGGAAGTTTTTATAGGACTAAAACTAAAGAAAACTTGCATATAAGTTTATCAAGATGTAAAATTAGAGTTGTTTTAAAAGAATAGGTCAATTATGAATCTTGTAACAAAATCTGCTATCGATTTTACTGCTTCAGCTGTTCTCTCTGGCGGAGAAATTGTTGATGATTTCTGTCTGAGTAAGCGCATAAAAAATAAGTATGCTGTCCTTTTTTTCTATCCACTTGATTTTACCTTTGTCTGTCCAACTGAGTTGATATCATTTAGTAATAAAATAGAGGATTTTTCAAAACGTGGTGTTGAAGTTATAGGAGTAAGTGTAGATTCAAAATTTTCACATTATAAATGGCGAAACACTCCAGTTAATGATGGTGGTATTGGAGAGATTAGCTACACTTTAGTGTCTGATATCAAAAAGTCTATATCAAAAGACTATGGGATCTTATATGATGACTCAATTGCGCTGAGAGCAACTTTCGTTATTGATGATAAATTTATTGTACGTCATCAATCGATAAATGATTTGCCTTTAGGGCGTAATATCGATGAATTCGTTAGAATCGTTGATGCAATTAAACATAATGAAGAGCATGGTGAAGTATGTCCAGCAGGGTGGAAGAAAGGTAAGCCAGCAATGCAGGCAAGCGATGAAGGAGTAGCTGATTATCTAAACTCATACAGTGAAGAATTATAGATTTAGTACAAAAGTTCTTATTATTGGATCCGGGGCAGCGGGTTATGCTGCCGCTATATATGCAGCACGTGCAAACTTAGAGCCAATTGTAGTAACGGGAATGCAGCCTGGTGGTCAGCTTACAATTACTACAGATGTTGAAAACTATCCTGGTTTTGTTTCAATACAGGGTCCAGAACTAATGGAGCAAATGAGGTTGCATGCAGAAAAGGTTGGAGCAAAAATAATAGATGATGAGATAAAAAGCGTTGAACAACTTGAGGATTTTAATGAGTATAGATTTAGATCTTCTGGTAATATCAATGACTACTATTCAGATGCAATTATAATTGCATCTGGTGCGCAAGCGAAATGGCTTGGTTTGGAGAGTGAAAAGAAATTTCAAGGTTATGGAGTTTCAGCTTGTGCAACTTGCGATGGCGCATTTTTTAGGAATAAAGTTGTAGCTGTGATTGGTGGTGGAAATACCGCTGTTGAAGAGGCGATATTTTTAACTCGATTTGCCAAAGAAGTGCTATTAATACACAGGCGTGATAAATTGAGAGCGGAAAAAGTAATGCAAGATAGACTCTTTAAAAATGATAAGATAAAAGTGATATGGAATCATACCGTAGAGCAGATTCTTGGAGAAGAAAATCCAAAAAAAGTTACTGGTATTATAGTTAAATCAACGGAAGCTCAAGAGTTAGAAGTGGATGGAGTGTTCATTGCAATTGGGCATGCACCAAATACGGGTATTTTTAAAGGCTTTGTTGAAATGGGTGAACAGGGTTACATAATTACAAAACCTGGAACAACTTTAACTAGTAAAGCAGGAGTGTTTGCTGCAGGTGATGTTCAAGATAAGGTATATCGTCAGGCAGTAGTTGCAGCAGGAACAGGATGCATGGCTGCGCTTGATGCAGAAAAGTTTTTGGAGTCGTAGTTAATTCTAGGATTTTAGATAAATTGCTTGCAATTTTCCTTTTCTTTTACATAATTATGTTAGTAAATTATTAGATGGGTTTAATATGCTTTATGGAGAGAATAGGACAAATACTAATGGTTACAGATATCAGAGAACTCTAGATGCACCGACACAAAAGTTATTTAAAGCTATTGATGATGAAAATCTAGAAGATTTTAGACAGGCTATAGAAGAAGGTGCGGATGTTTATGCACGTGATGAGAAGAACATGAGACCTTTGGAGTCTATAAAGGATAAGTTAGTGAATGTTTTATCTAATAAGAGTGCCTGTGCTGTTAGCAGTGATAAGCAAAAAACTACGTTAAAGAAAATGACTAAATTGCTTACTACAAAACAGTTATTTAAAGCTATTGGTGATAAAAACCTAGAAAATTTTAAACAAGCTATAAAAGAAGGTGCGGATGGTGTGCCGTAGAGACACAAAGAATGTTCAAGTAAGAGCAAACTAAGTGCAAAAGCTGCACAGTAGATGAGGGTAGGTCCCTCGGAGCCGGTTTACAAGAGCAGGCTTCAAACAACCATAAGCTGCTTTGGTAAAGAGCCAAGGTAGTGAGCGTTATGGAAAAGGCATAATTATATGTCATGTAAGGAATAGAGAGATGAACGAAAGTGAACCACTGATGAAGTGTCGAAACCTTTTAAATGACGTCAAAACCAGGGGGTCGTTTGTAACCTGGGATAAATCTATCGGGAGCTTGTTTACTGGATAGATGGCGTCCGGCATAAAGGTGGCATGAATCTATTTCAGGCTATTGTGTGGAACTACGGGAACCTGTCGTTTCGATGATAAGGGAGAAATCCAAGGAGCTAAACTCTAAGGATGAGAGTACCGATGCGAAAAACAGGGGCGGATCAGCTCGTAGTAGTGAAGAAGTTTCTGTAATGGAAATGGAGCGAAGGAGCTGAGTTATTCAGTTTTAATTATGTATCAACCGAAAGGGAGGAGTTAATGAATAAAACAAAGTCTTTTGATATACCAAAGCAACTTATTTGTAGGGCTTATAAACAAGTATCGAAAAATAAAGGTGCGGCTGGTGTGGATGAGGTTTCGATAACAAAGTTTGAAGAAAATCTAAAAGATAATCTGTACAAACTATGGAATAGGATGTCATCCGGAAGTTATTTTCCAGAGCCGGTAAAAGCTGTTGCGATACCAAAAGATACAGGAGGGCAAAGAATTTTATGTGTTCCTTCAGTATTCGACAGGATAGGGCAAACGGCTGCTGCTATGTATCTAGAGCCGCTGGTAGAACCAAAATTTCATGAGGATTCATATGGTTATAGACCAAATAAGTCTGCACTGGATGCGGTAGATACAGCTCGTAAAAGATGCTGGAGGTACGATTGGACGATAGATCTTGATATATCTGGATTTTTCGACAATTTGGACCACGGCTTGGCATTGCAAGCTATCAAAAAGCACACAGACTGCAAATGGGTCATACTGTATGTTGAGAGGTGGATGAAAGCCCCCATTCAGCAAGCAGATGGCAGTAAGGTAGTTAGGGATAAAGGAGTTCCGCAAGGAGGTTCAGTTAGCCCAATCATCTCTAATATATTCATGCATCATGTGTTTGATATATGGATGAAAAAGAACTACCCGACAGTACCATTTGAGAGGTATGTGGATGATGCGATAGTGCACTGCAGAACAGAGAAACAGGCAGAGTTTGTGAAAGTAATGATCGAAGAAAGATTGGCTGAGTATAAGTTGAAATTGCATCCTGAAAAGACACAGATAGTGTACTGTAAGGATGACAATAGGAGTGGTGAATTTCCTAAACAAAGTTTTAATTTTCTGGGTTACACATTCAGACCCAGGTTAGCAAGAAATAAAATAGGGAAGTATTTTGTTTCATTTCTTCCAGCAATTAGCAACAAGGCCAAGAAAAAGATTACTACAACCATAAGGTCATGGAAAATGCTACGAAATACGCATATAACATTAGAGGAGATATCAGGAAAAGTAAATCCAATAGTCAGAGGCTGGTATCAGTACTATGGCAAATTTTACAGAACTGAAGTATACAAATCTCTAAAGAATATAGAGCGGCATCTAGAAAAGTGGGTGAAAAGGAAATATAAGAGACTCAGGAGTCACGGAAGACTAGCAAGACAATTTCTAGGAAAGGTGAGAAAGAGGTCTCCGGATATTTTCTATCACTGGACACTAGGGTTAGGCCAAAAGGCTGAATAATGGAAGCTGTATAAATCGAGAGGTTTACGTACAGTTTTGCGAGAGACTGGTGGGGAAGTTCCACTGGTCTACTCTCCATATGCCGATTAATGCTGCAATTTTTTTCTGGAAATTGAAGGGCAGTGAGCAGCATCAGCCATCCTCCCATACTTGAACCTATAATTATTTGTTTATCGCTAGTTAATTCACTTATCACTTTAGCACAATTTTTTTGCCAATCACTTATCGTATAATCAATAAAATTACCACTTGAATGACCGTGACCAAAATAATCAAATAGCACAAGTGCTATATCGTTTTCTTGGCAAAATTTGTAAATAGCAGTTGCTTTAGTTCCATCCATATTAGATGCAAATCCACCAAAAAAAACTACAGAAGCTTTCTTTCCTTGTAGCTTTCGATATGCTATGTGACCATTATTTCCATCAAACAATTTACAATAATCCATACTACTTTGGCAAAGCAACCGGGTTATCACTCAATTGACGCAAATAACTAACTAGATCTGCAATTTCTTGTGGATTGGAAATACCTGCAAATGCCATACGCGTACCTTTTATATAGGCTTTTGGGTTCTTTAAAAAGGCAAATAACTCCTCATATCCCCATTTTTCACCTTTTTCAAGCAATGCTTTTGAGTAATTGAATGAGTTGCCAAGATGGGCCTTTTTATTTCCAACTACGTTCCATAAGTTTGGTCCTACTTTATTCATTCCACCTTTCTCAAAACTATGGCAAGCTATACATTTTTTCGCTGCTGATTTACCTTTCTCAAAGCTAGCATTCTGCATGAGTACTCCAATATCGAGTGCCACTTGCTCGATTTTTTGCTGAGGTTCACTGCTGCCAGCAGCTACTATCGTTTGGTGTTCAATCTTATATTCCTCCGGACTGTAAAGCATATCAACTATATTACTGACTATCATAATGATTAGCCCAGAAAGTAAAATCGATGCTGCAATCTTATTAAGCTCCATAGTTAATTTTTATCAAGTAATGTTACTTAAATTATGCAAATATTTTTGCAAACAGCAACCAATTACCTTGAAGCTCGCTAAAGATGAAAGTCTCTATAACTAACCCAAGAAAGGTTTTCCTACGTCCATACCGCCGCGAACCGTCATACCGCGATTTATTCCACAACTGTACGAACGTTGCAATGTGACACGATGTTGCATAATAAATGATGTTATGCAAGTAGCTGACACTGGAATGAAAGCAGTCCTACGTCATACCGCGATTCATTCGCGGTATCTCTAGATCCCGCTAACAAGCAGCGGGATGACGGTTGTCAGGGTGTCATCCCAGTGTCCCTATGATGTCATCCCAGTGCCCAGACACTGGGATCCAGAAAAGTTTGCTTGTTCACAAGCAAACTAGCATGGAAAGTAGCTGATCTTACACTAAATGAATGTTTTTGATGAGGTTGCATAGAAGCTGGATTCCAGTGTCAAGCACTGGAATGACACCTCTCTTGGGCTCTTTTAGCTACAAACATTAAGAAATTTACCAAATAAAAAAAAGGCAAAAGAAGCCCTGGGGTTATTATCTGCTTTAAAATATTGGCGTTTTTTATGTTTTAAACGCTTGACAAGCAAGATTTAGCTGCTTTTAATTGCAACTAACCTATGCTACAAATGTTTAAGAAATTTACCAAACGAAAAAAAAGGCAAAAGAAGCCCCGTGGTTGGCTAATTACTTACATTATACTTTCAAGTATGGCGTTTTTTTATTCTAAACGTTTAATAACCGCGATTTAGCTGCTTTTAAGCCGCAACTAATCTAAATTATAAACGTTAAGAAATTTACTAAACAGAAAAAAAGGCAAAAGAAACCCTAGGGTAGCTAATTATTCACTATCCATTTTTTAAGTTGGCGTTTTTTGATGTTTTAAATGCTTTATAAGCGTATTTCAGCTTGAAAACCTAGAAATTTGATAAAGACATAGAGTGCACATAGTGCAAAAAATTAAACATGAGACGCCAGATACGTTGAGTTTTTTTGTCATTTAATCTGTACAGAGAAGATAAATAAATAGCTTCAGTCTCATGATAAGGGCGCTGGCGGAGTTTGTCAAGTGGTTTTTTAGCCACGTTTCCCTGTTATAATGTTCGTTTGCTTGACCTAAGATCCAGGAGTATTTAAACTGAACCCTATATAGTACTAAAAATGATAGGAAATCTAAGCGGAATAGTTGATGAAGTGCACAGTGATCACATAATCCTAAACGTGAATGATGTTGGCTATATGGTGTATCTTTCAGCCAAAACTTTAAATGCATGTTCCATCGGAAGTAGAGTTAAATTACTTATCGAAACCTATGCAAATAACAGAGAAAATGTCGCTCAGCTATATGGTTTTATAAGCAAAGAAGAACAGCAGTGCTTGAGGTTGCTAGTTAAAGTAAGCGGCGTTAGCTATAAAACTGCAATGTCAATTTTGGGCAAATTAACTCCAGAACAGCTATTTTTGGCAATTATGAATGAGGATAAAGTAGCACTCAAGATGAGTGGACTTGGCCTGAAACTCATAAATCGAATCATCACTGAATTAAGTGGCAAAGTGAGTAAATTAGAAATAAATAACAATAATTTTCATCCAATCAA
This window contains:
- a CDS encoding FKBP-type peptidyl-prolyl cis-trans isomerase; protein product: MVRKIILQMLISVVMILTLTSAFVFTIVYINKGKPEKKDKLYEINATHGGLIQTIAHYLVKPILESALDRYIEKHGLTEYLEEITQQKEEDSINFYEITEGSGSKAFCGLEVLLQIYKISNNNSATLPSKVSDVTLKIGQDDLKEVSLGVIGMKEGGERVVTIANENKMNFNSYYVKLIEVKDKYPDSVNNLMVFNDLINKTGKQVRCGDEISVKYSVKEHNGEYIVKDQTVQFRVGDKKIPLAIELGVVGMRAGNKRTILSPPDLLTITDDMLIKDIDYDEENISIIDLSLDVKQEVAAHHSTVEKQPKEYS
- a CDS encoding peroxiredoxin → MNLVTKSAIDFTASAVLSGGEIVDDFCLSKRIKNKYAVLFFYPLDFTFVCPTELISFSNKIEDFSKRGVEVIGVSVDSKFSHYKWRNTPVNDGGIGEISYTLVSDIKKSISKDYGILYDDSIALRATFVIDDKFIVRHQSINDLPLGRNIDEFVRIVDAIKHNEEHGEVCPAGWKKGKPAMQASDEGVADYLNSYSEEL
- the trxB gene encoding thioredoxin-disulfide reductase, translated to MKNYRFSTKVLIIGSGAAGYAAAIYAARANLEPIVVTGMQPGGQLTITTDVENYPGFVSIQGPELMEQMRLHAEKVGAKIIDDEIKSVEQLEDFNEYRFRSSGNINDYYSDAIIIASGAQAKWLGLESEKKFQGYGVSACATCDGAFFRNKVVAVIGGGNTAVEEAIFLTRFAKEVLLIHRRDKLRAEKVMQDRLFKNDKIKVIWNHTVEQILGEENPKKVTGIIVKSTEAQELEVDGVFIAIGHAPNTGIFKGFVEMGEQGYIITKPGTTLTSKAGVFAAGDVQDKVYRQAVVAAGTGCMAALDAEKFLES
- the ltrA gene encoding group II intron reverse transcriptase/maturase, with protein sequence MNKTKSFDIPKQLICRAYKQVSKNKGAAGVDEVSITKFEENLKDNLYKLWNRMSSGSYFPEPVKAVAIPKDTGGQRILCVPSVFDRIGQTAAAMYLEPLVEPKFHEDSYGYRPNKSALDAVDTARKRCWRYDWTIDLDISGFFDNLDHGLALQAIKKHTDCKWVILYVERWMKAPIQQADGSKVVRDKGVPQGGSVSPIISNIFMHHVFDIWMKKNYPTVPFERYVDDAIVHCRTEKQAEFVKVMIEERLAEYKLKLHPEKTQIVYCKDDNRSGEFPKQSFNFLGYTFRPRLARNKIGKYFVSFLPAISNKAKKKITTTIRSWKMLRNTHITLEEISGKVNPIVRGWYQYYGKFYRTEVYKSLKNIERHLEKWVKRKYKRLRSHGRLARQFLGKVRKRSPDIFYHWTLGLGQKAE
- a CDS encoding alpha/beta fold hydrolase — encoded protein: MFDGNNGHIAYRKLQGKKASVVFFGGFASNMDGTKATAIYKFCQENDIALVLFDYFGHGHSSGNFIDYTISDWQKNCAKVISELTSDKQIIIGSSMGGWLMLLTALQFPEKNCSINRHMESRPVELPHQSLAKLYVNLSIYTASIIQPFGLTLVSSDRKYPETSFSPFLEIVLLVFRDS
- a CDS encoding cytochrome c family protein; translation: MELNKIAASILLSGLIIMIVSNIVDMLYSPEEYKIEHQTIVAAGSSEPQQKIEQVALDIGVLMQNASFEKGKSAAKKCIACHSFEKGGMNKVGPNLWNVVGNKKAHLGNSFNYSKALLEKGEKWGYEELFAFLKNPKAYIKGTRMAFAGISNPQEIADLVSYLRQLSDNPVALPK
- the ruvA gene encoding Holliday junction branch migration protein RuvA; protein product: MIGNLSGIVDEVHSDHIILNVNDVGYMVYLSAKTLNACSIGSRVKLLIETYANNRENVAQLYGFISKEEQQCLRLLVKVSGVSYKTAMSILGKLTPEQLFLAIMNEDKVALKMSGLGLKLINRIITELSGKVSKLEINNNNFHPINEDALSALINLGYEKMKAYDTIKKIQDESSNLDTKDIIRMALKELLTL